Proteins from one Desulfovibrio intestinalis genomic window:
- the thiL gene encoding thiamine-phosphate kinase, with the protein MAPASSTSGSAAPLSEDRILACLAGYFPQTHPSLLLGRGDDCAVLKAGRPLCVSSDLFLEDIHFRQSYFTPEDMGYKALAANVSDLAGCGARPLGFTLCLGLPAWADMDWLNRFFSGMAEVAGLHRMALAGGDLSRSEKLHVSITVWGEPADPGHFLVRGGSMPGDVLFVVGSLGLARVGLNRLEAQGRQALNEWPAACAAHLRPVPQVDAGLMLARAGYNARPPALMDLSDGIMRDLPRLLGLTGELSVTCPEKCTGLGAEIVLPQGRLHPELLRYAAETGKNPVHEALLGGEDYALLGSCAPDMLPPLHAAIPGLFSIGVVTAGGGIECNNAPLDSLGGGFDHFDAGQDA; encoded by the coding sequence ATGGCTCCGGCCTCCTCCACCAGCGGCTCCGCTGCACCGCTATCGGAAGACCGCATTCTTGCCTGTCTGGCGGGATATTTTCCCCAGACGCACCCCTCGCTGCTATTGGGCAGGGGCGACGACTGCGCTGTGCTCAAGGCCGGGCGGCCTCTCTGCGTGAGCAGCGATCTTTTTTTGGAAGACATCCATTTTCGCCAATCCTACTTCACGCCCGAGGATATGGGCTACAAGGCGCTGGCCGCCAATGTCAGCGATCTTGCGGGGTGCGGCGCGCGGCCCTTGGGCTTTACGCTTTGCCTTGGCCTGCCCGCATGGGCAGATATGGACTGGCTTAACAGGTTTTTCAGCGGCATGGCCGAAGTGGCTGGCCTGCACCGTATGGCGCTGGCTGGCGGCGACCTGTCGCGCAGCGAAAAACTGCATGTTTCCATAACTGTGTGGGGCGAACCGGCTGATCCCGGCCATTTTCTTGTGCGCGGCGGCAGCATGCCCGGCGACGTTCTTTTTGTGGTCGGCTCTCTGGGTCTGGCCCGCGTGGGGCTGAACAGACTGGAAGCGCAAGGCCGTCAGGCCCTGAACGAGTGGCCCGCCGCATGCGCTGCCCATTTGCGCCCAGTGCCGCAAGTGGACGCTGGCCTCATGCTGGCGCGGGCAGGCTACAATGCGCGCCCCCCGGCCCTTATGGACCTTTCAGACGGCATCATGCGCGATCTGCCGCGCCTGCTGGGCCTTACGGGTGAACTCAGCGTCACCTGCCCGGAAAAGTGCACTGGCCTTGGCGCGGAAATCGTGCTGCCGCAAGGCCGCCTGCATCCCGAGCTTTTGCGCTACGCCGCCGAAACTGGTAAAAATCCCGTGCACGAGGCCTTGCTGGGCGGTGAGGACTATGCCCTGCTCGGCTCCTGCGCACCTGACATGCTGCCGCCCCTGCATGCGGCCATTCCCGGCCTCTTCAGCATTGGCGTGGTTACGGCTGGCGGGGGCATAGAGTGCAACAACGCCCCGCTGGACAGCCTTGGCGGCGG
- a CDS encoding ATP-dependent helicase, producing MIDYAQALNEAQYQAATSGDGPVLVVAGAGSGKTRTIVYRLAWLAENGISPDAMLLLTFTRKAAQEMLHRAGMLLNQGLTGVQGGTFHAFSFSVLRRWKPAWLADRPFTVMDAADITAAVKHCKDDLKLGRGDKSFPKTQTVVGLLSKSRNKELPLDEVLRREAFHLLPHADSLTRLGDAYDSYRREKGLMDYDDLLFELEALLRNNEMAAASLRQRFSHILVDEYQDTNLVQARIVRLLAGPEDGPPGNVMAVGDEAQSIYAFRGANVRNILDFPKFFPGTTVIRLEENYRSTKPVLDVANSLLAHAAESFHKNLFTRKEGGELVRLVTPMSDASQAKIVVRRIEELLRDHMPHEIAVLFRAGFHSYNLEMALNQAGIGFRKYGGLRYTEAAHVKDVMAYARLLLNPLDLPAFARVAAQHSGIGPKTVEKLYAVARSGDAASTEKAFGRHTGFLEDMRFINDLRTRPMSPSSTLAAVLEHYRPRLETLYPEDWPRRQQGLEEIIQMASGYIHLDLFLADLALESPEEDENDTEGKITLSTVHSAKGLEWNAVCIIDLVEDRFPSRHALARPEDFEEERRLMYVACTRARQNLDLYAPASLYNRAERGSQHVNQSPFVRELAPNLVEEWIEGFGGILSRRAAGSSGGAQPSYQARFQARPLARPQATPDYAAFDDCQLPAEQEKTSPGQSFSQSRNFAPSPAPAGSGATPTGSTGGEIKGDAAQGQLCYCTHRIFGRGKIIKHLSPEKVQVNFPGFGLKVILSEYLLMEN from the coding sequence ATGATTGATTACGCACAAGCGCTCAACGAAGCCCAGTATCAGGCAGCCACCAGCGGCGATGGCCCCGTGCTGGTGGTGGCCGGCGCGGGCAGCGGCAAAACCCGCACCATTGTTTACCGTCTGGCCTGGCTGGCTGAAAACGGCATCTCGCCAGACGCCATGCTGCTGCTCACCTTTACCCGCAAAGCCGCGCAGGAAATGCTGCACCGCGCGGGCATGCTGCTGAACCAGGGGCTTACTGGCGTACAGGGCGGAACTTTTCACGCATTTTCTTTCAGCGTGCTGCGCCGCTGGAAGCCCGCATGGCTTGCCGACCGTCCCTTTACGGTTATGGACGCAGCCGACATCACGGCGGCGGTCAAACACTGCAAGGATGACCTCAAGCTGGGCAGGGGCGACAAGTCCTTTCCCAAAACGCAAACCGTGGTGGGCCTGCTCAGCAAGTCCCGCAACAAGGAACTGCCGCTGGATGAGGTGCTCAGGCGCGAGGCCTTTCACCTGCTGCCCCACGCCGACAGCCTGACCCGCCTTGGCGATGCCTACGATTCTTACAGGCGCGAAAAAGGTCTCATGGATTATGACGACCTGCTTTTTGAACTTGAAGCCCTGCTGCGCAACAATGAAATGGCCGCCGCCAGCCTGCGCCAGCGCTTCAGCCATATTCTTGTGGACGAGTATCAGGACACCAACCTGGTGCAGGCCCGCATAGTGCGCCTGCTGGCCGGGCCGGAAGACGGCCCCCCCGGCAACGTTATGGCTGTGGGCGACGAAGCGCAGTCCATCTACGCCTTCCGTGGGGCCAATGTTCGCAACATTCTGGATTTCCCCAAATTTTTTCCGGGTACCACGGTCATTCGTCTGGAAGAGAACTACCGCTCCACCAAGCCCGTGCTGGATGTGGCCAACAGTTTGCTGGCCCATGCGGCGGAGTCCTTTCACAAAAATCTCTTTACCCGCAAGGAAGGCGGGGAACTGGTGCGTCTGGTGACGCCCATGAGCGACGCCAGCCAGGCCAAAATTGTGGTGCGCCGTATTGAAGAACTGCTGCGCGACCACATGCCGCATGAAATAGCGGTGCTCTTTCGCGCGGGATTCCACTCCTACAATCTTGAAATGGCGCTCAATCAGGCTGGCATCGGCTTTCGCAAATACGGCGGCCTGCGCTATACCGAGGCTGCCCACGTCAAGGATGTCATGGCCTACGCCCGGCTACTGCTCAACCCGCTGGACCTGCCCGCCTTTGCCCGCGTGGCCGCGCAGCACAGCGGCATCGGCCCCAAGACGGTGGAAAAGCTCTATGCCGTTGCCCGCAGCGGCGACGCTGCCTCCACGGAAAAAGCCTTTGGGCGCCATACGGGTTTTCTGGAAGACATGCGCTTTATCAATGATCTGCGCACGCGTCCCATGTCGCCTTCATCCACGCTGGCCGCAGTGCTTGAGCACTACCGCCCGCGTCTGGAAACCCTGTACCCCGAAGACTGGCCACGCCGCCAGCAAGGGCTTGAAGAAATCATACAGATGGCTTCGGGCTACATACACCTTGATCTTTTTCTGGCCGATCTGGCGCTGGAATCGCCCGAAGAAGACGAAAACGACACCGAGGGCAAGATCACCCTTTCCACCGTGCATTCGGCCAAGGGGCTGGAATGGAACGCCGTGTGCATCATTGACCTTGTTGAAGACCGTTTTCCCTCACGGCACGCCCTTGCCAGACCGGAAGATTTTGAAGAAGAGCGCCGCCTCATGTATGTGGCCTGCACCCGCGCCCGGCAGAACCTTGATCTTTACGCCCCGGCGTCACTGTACAACCGGGCAGAGCGCGGCAGCCAGCATGTAAACCAGAGCCCCTTTGTGCGCGAACTGGCCCCAAACCTCGTGGAAGAATGGATCGAGGGCTTTGGCGGCATTCTTTCACGCCGTGCGGCAGGAAGCTCAGGAGGCGCGCAGCCCTCGTATCAGGCCCGGTTCCAGGCGCGGCCCCTGGCCCGCCCGCAGGCCACGCCGGATTATGCCGCCTTCGATGACTGCCAGCTGCCAGCGGAACAGGAAAAAACCTCGCCGGGCCAGAGCTTCTCGCAATCGCGCAACTTTGCGCCCTCGCCTGCCCCCGCAGGCAGCGGCGCAACCCCAACCGGAAGTACTGGCGGCGAGATCAAGGGCGACGCCGCCCAGGGGCAGCTTTGTTACTGCACCCACCGCATCTTCGGACGTGGCAAGATTATCAAGCACCTGTCGCCCGAAAAGGTGCAGGTGAACTTTCCCGGCTTCGGCCTCAAGGTCATTTTGAGCGAATATCTGCTCATGGAGAATTGA
- a CDS encoding multidrug effflux MFS transporter has protein sequence MSFKNDVVVGPGVRLSRSRRLFFALLLAMLGAFGPLSIDTYLPSLPQIAGDLSISTATTQITITAFLLGMAIGQVFIGPISDSHGRRGPLLLALAFFTLASFFCARATSGESFIALRFAQGLSGAGGVVLSRAIACDLFRGPELTSFMAVLIAIQSVAPIVAPLLGGGLAILGGWHAVFVFLTGFGLLLVCLCAWRMPETLLPETRRPGGVFAALRYTGKLFKEKAFMCFAGVQGFTMAGFFGYVAASPFIFQDMYGFSHTAYAMIFGANALSLSLMAVITGRLARRVKEEKLLVAGNVLRWIACLIVLAVTLVRPASPWPLIAALYCMITLQGVTFATSFTLGIAAQDVGAGAASGVIGVAAFIFGAFSSPLVGLAGPETAVPLGVVCAVTGTATLVLSLMGNKALRQRRERLAAAKQPEN, from the coding sequence ATGAGTTTCAAGAATGATGTTGTTGTAGGCCCAGGCGTCCGGTTAAGCCGATCTCGCAGACTTTTTTTTGCACTGCTGCTCGCCATGCTGGGAGCCTTCGGTCCCCTGAGCATAGACACCTACTTGCCCAGCCTGCCCCAGATTGCCGGGGATTTGTCCATTTCAACGGCGACAACCCAGATCACCATCACCGCATTTCTTCTGGGCATGGCTATTGGACAGGTGTTTATCGGCCCCATTTCAGACAGTCACGGGCGGCGTGGCCCCTTGCTGCTGGCTCTGGCCTTCTTTACGCTGGCGTCGTTTTTTTGTGCGCGCGCCACGTCGGGCGAAAGCTTTATTGCCCTGCGTTTTGCGCAGGGCCTTAGCGGAGCTGGCGGGGTAGTGCTTTCACGCGCCATTGCCTGCGACCTTTTTCGCGGGCCGGAGCTGACCAGCTTTATGGCTGTTCTTATTGCCATTCAAAGCGTGGCCCCCATTGTGGCTCCGCTGTTGGGCGGCGGGCTGGCAATTCTGGGCGGGTGGCACGCGGTTTTTGTTTTTCTGACGGGCTTTGGCCTGCTGCTTGTGTGCCTGTGCGCGTGGCGGATGCCGGAAACCCTGTTGCCTGAAACGCGCAGGCCCGGCGGCGTGTTCGCCGCTTTGCGCTATACTGGCAAGTTGTTCAAGGAAAAGGCCTTCATGTGCTTTGCAGGCGTGCAGGGCTTCACCATGGCGGGATTTTTCGGCTATGTGGCGGCCTCGCCCTTTATTTTTCAGGATATGTACGGCTTTTCCCACACGGCCTACGCAATGATTTTTGGGGCAAATGCCCTCAGCCTTTCCCTGATGGCCGTAATCACCGGGCGTCTGGCCCGCAGGGTCAAAGAAGAAAAGCTGCTTGTGGCGGGCAATGTTTTGCGCTGGATAGCCTGCCTGATAGTGCTGGCGGTGACCCTTGTGCGTCCGGCTTCGCCCTGGCCCCTGATTGCGGCCCTGTACTGCATGATAACCCTTCAGGGTGTGACCTTTGCTACCAGCTTTACGCTGGGCATTGCCGCGCAGGATGTGGGCGCGGGCGCTGCTTCCGGCGTGATTGGCGTGGCGGCGTTTATTTTTGGGGCTTTTTCTTCCCCTCTTGTGGGCTTGGCCGGACCGGAAACCGCCGTGCCTCTGGGCGTAGTTTGCGCCGTGACAGGAACCGCCACCCTGGTTCTGAGCCTTATGGGCAACAAGGCCCTGCGCCAGCGGCGTGAGCGTTTGGCCGCCGCGAAACAGCCGGAGAATTGA
- the speB gene encoding agmatinase: MQHFLASEYSPVRPDQAAFHIIPVPLEQSVSYGGGTAHGPEALLTASQQLEAWECGHTPGESGFYTAPPVDCRGPIEATLDRIEAATAHALSCKAMPVLLGGEHTVSLGALRALAKHAQNTGEPFGIVQFDAHADLRASYEGSPYSHACVMHRAVADLGLPLVQFGVRDFSREEAEVRKAHNVTHYDAYFMSRVGLPELPFPEDFPRRIYITFDVDAFDASLMPATGTPSPGGINWREAQFILERCVEGRQVVGLDVVELAPIAGLHHCDFTAAKLTHLLMGLAHNANNRPCPE, from the coding sequence ATGCAGCATTTTCTTGCATCGGAATACAGCCCGGTTCGGCCAGATCAGGCCGCCTTTCATATCATTCCTGTTCCGCTGGAGCAGAGCGTTTCCTACGGCGGGGGCACAGCCCACGGCCCAGAGGCTCTGCTCACGGCCTCGCAGCAGCTTGAAGCCTGGGAATGCGGGCACACTCCTGGCGAGTCAGGTTTTTATACTGCCCCGCCTGTGGACTGTCGCGGTCCCATTGAGGCCACCCTTGACCGCATTGAGGCGGCCACTGCCCACGCCCTTTCCTGCAAGGCCATGCCCGTGCTGCTTGGCGGCGAGCACACCGTAAGCCTTGGCGCGTTGCGCGCTTTGGCAAAGCATGCCCAAAACACGGGCGAGCCCTTCGGTATTGTGCAGTTTGACGCCCATGCCGACTTGCGTGCAAGCTATGAAGGCAGCCCATACTCGCATGCCTGCGTTATGCACCGCGCGGTGGCTGACCTGGGCCTGCCGCTGGTACAGTTCGGCGTGCGCGACTTTAGCCGTGAAGAGGCCGAGGTGCGCAAGGCCCACAACGTCACGCACTACGACGCCTATTTCATGTCCCGAGTGGGCCTGCCCGAACTGCCTTTTCCCGAGGATTTTCCTCGGCGCATCTATATCACCTTTGATGTCGACGCTTTTGACGCTTCCCTTATGCCCGCCACAGGTACACCGTCACCCGGCGGCATAAACTGGCGCGAAGCCCAGTTCATTCTTGAGCGTTGCGTGGAAGGCAGGCAGGTCGTGGGCCTGGACGTGGTGGAGCTTGCGCCTATTGCGGGCCTGCACCATTGTGATTTCACGGCGGCCAAGCTGACGCATCTGCTTATGGGGCTGGCCCATAACGCCAACAATCGGCCTTGCCCGGAATAA
- the panB gene encoding 3-methyl-2-oxobutanoate hydroxymethyltransferase has translation MKNTVVTFRAAKGQDKLVVLTAYDYSTARVMDAAGVNALLVGDSLGMVMLGHDDTLSVTMDDMIRHCAAVARAAEQALVICDMPYMSYHTSVDEAVRNAGRLVCEGHAQAVKLEGGAEFCDVVKALVRASIPVMGHLGLTPQSVNAFGGFKMQGKTPSAAQKLLDDARALQDAGAFAVVLECVPAALAARVTKELAIPVIGIGAGAECDGQVLVWQDMTGLNTRPLPRFVKYFGSVDKALRDAIEGYTREVRAGAFPGEEHCYPLPEGMEKTIKKLK, from the coding sequence ATGAAGAACACTGTGGTCACATTTCGCGCTGCCAAGGGGCAAGACAAGCTTGTAGTGCTTACAGCCTATGACTACAGCACGGCCCGCGTTATGGACGCCGCCGGGGTCAATGCCCTTTTGGTGGGAGACTCGCTGGGCATGGTCATGCTGGGACACGACGATACACTCAGCGTCACAATGGACGACATGATCCGCCATTGCGCCGCCGTGGCGCGCGCTGCGGAACAGGCCCTTGTTATTTGTGACATGCCTTACATGAGCTATCACACAAGCGTGGACGAAGCCGTGCGCAATGCTGGCAGGCTGGTGTGCGAAGGCCATGCCCAGGCCGTCAAGCTTGAGGGCGGCGCGGAATTTTGCGATGTGGTCAAGGCACTTGTGCGGGCGTCCATTCCCGTCATGGGGCATCTGGGCCTCACGCCCCAGTCTGTAAACGCTTTTGGCGGCTTCAAGATGCAGGGCAAGACGCCCAGCGCAGCCCAAAAACTGCTGGACGACGCCCGCGCCCTTCAGGACGCCGGAGCCTTTGCCGTGGTGCTGGAATGCGTGCCAGCGGCTCTGGCCGCCCGTGTTACCAAGGAGCTTGCCATACCTGTCATCGGCATAGGCGCAGGCGCGGAATGTGACGGGCAGGTGCTGGTCTGGCAGGACATGACTGGCCTCAATACCCGCCCGCTGCCGCGGTTTGTCAAATACTTCGGCTCGGTGGACAAAGCCTTGCGTGACGCCATTGAGGGCTATACCCGTGAAGTACGCGCCGGAGCCTTTCCCGGTGAGGAGCATTGCTATCCCTTGCCAGAGGGTATGGAAAAAACCATCAAAAAGCTCAAATAG
- a CDS encoding Dyp-type peroxidase — protein sequence MKPQDVTNTPGEHAIFMIFGLQDGDEALAKVKDLCADFTAVARSMRTRLPDSAISCIMGFGAEAWSKLFPKRGKPKELEVFKEIKGSKYTAVSTPGDIFLHIRAARLDVCLEAATIISSKLHGAVYPIDEVQGFRYFDGRAIIGFVDGTENPEDEARLASAAIGVDDADFAGGSYAFVQKYLHDMNAWNALSTEEQEKAIGRRKFNDVELSDEEKPENAHNAVTNIEDEDGNELKIVRANMAFANPAKGEFGTYFIGYAGKFSTTRKMLENMFIGEPIGNTDRLLDFSTAATGTLFFVPSADLLEELGED from the coding sequence ATGAAACCGCAAGACGTCACCAATACTCCGGGCGAGCACGCTATTTTCATGATTTTCGGTTTGCAGGACGGCGATGAAGCTCTGGCAAAAGTAAAAGACCTGTGCGCCGACTTTACCGCTGTTGCCAGAAGCATGCGCACCCGGCTGCCAGATTCGGCAATCAGCTGCATCATGGGCTTCGGCGCTGAAGCCTGGAGCAAGCTTTTTCCGAAACGCGGCAAGCCAAAAGAGCTTGAAGTATTCAAAGAAATCAAAGGCAGCAAATACACCGCAGTTTCCACGCCGGGTGATATTTTCCTTCATATTCGCGCGGCGCGGCTCGACGTGTGCCTTGAAGCGGCGACCATTATCAGCTCCAAGCTTCACGGTGCGGTGTATCCCATTGATGAGGTGCAGGGCTTTCGCTATTTCGATGGGCGCGCCATAATCGGTTTTGTTGACGGCACTGAAAACCCTGAAGATGAAGCACGGCTGGCATCAGCCGCCATAGGCGTGGATGACGCTGATTTTGCGGGCGGCAGCTACGCTTTTGTGCAAAAGTATCTGCATGACATGAATGCCTGGAATGCCCTTTCCACTGAAGAACAGGAAAAAGCCATTGGCAGACGGAAGTTCAACGATGTTGAACTCAGCGACGAGGAAAAGCCCGAAAACGCACATAATGCCGTTACAAATATTGAAGACGAAGACGGTAATGAACTGAAAATAGTGCGGGCGAATATGGCCTTCGCCAACCCCGCCAAGGGCGAATTCGGCACCTATTTTATCGGCTATGCCGGTAAATTTTCCACCACGCGCAAGATGCTTGAAAACATGTTCATAGGTGAGCCCATCGGCAACACCGACCGGCTGCTGGATTTCAGCACCGCGGCAACGGGCACGTTATTTTTCGTTCCTTCCGCGGATCTGCTTGAAGAACTTGGTGAAGACTAA